A window of Primulina tabacum isolate GXHZ01 chromosome 4, ASM2559414v2, whole genome shotgun sequence contains these coding sequences:
- the LOC142542861 gene encoding uncharacterized protein LOC142542861, with protein MATSSKITFDDNDDFESDDESEIERELAEVTFEELQRARSDGSEMVYRKPNAEKKGGRANKNRPMEMSSKKPVGRFREVVQVPKKVVCDPRFESLYGNLDVKGFKKRYYFLYENELPAEKEKLKIQMEKAKNPEVKTELKDHIAQIDKELKFAAKKCTENDILATHKQKEREAAKKGKQPYYLKKSEIQKQKLMEKYKELKESGKLEAFIERKRRKNAAKDRRYMPYRRPTGQEVE; from the exons ATGGCAACTTCAAGTAAAATCACGTTCGACGATAATGATGACTTTGAATCTGATGAT GAGAGTGAGATAGAGCGGGAACTTGCGGAGGTGACATTTGAGGAGTTGCAGAGAGCAAGGTCTGATGGGTCAGAGATGGTCTACAGGAAGCCCAATGCAGAGAAAAAGGGAGGTCGAGCAAATAAGAATAG GCCAATGGAGATGAGTAGCAAGAAGCCTGTTGGTAGATTCAGAGAAGTAGTTCAAGTTCCGAAGAAG GTGGTGTGTGACCCTCGTTTTGAGTCATTATATGGAAACCTGGATGTGAAAGG GTTCAAGAAGAGATATTACTTTCTCTATGAGAATGAACTTCCGGCTGAGAAAGAG AAACTGAAGATACAGATGGAGAAAGCAAAGAACCCAGAAGTTAAAACTGAACTAAAGGATCACATTGCTCAGATT GATAAAGAATTGAAGTTTGCTGCAAAAAAGTGTACCGAGAACGATATTTTGGCCACTCACAAGCAGAAAGAGAGGGAAGCTGCAAAGAAAGGGAAACAACCTTACTATCTGAAAAAAT CTGAAATTCAGAAGCAAAAGCTGATGGAAAAATACAAGGAACTCAAG GAATCTGGCAAACTTGAGGCTTTTATCGAGAGAAAGAGGAGGAAAAATGCTGCGAAAGACCGTAGATATATGCCATATCGACGTCCCACTGGGCAAGAAGTGGAGTAG
- the LOC142542862 gene encoding putative transcriptional regulator SLK3 isoform X2 → MAFRGFDSQADKTFSPLDQGGPGRKRQQMENSTASTNLSRPELHACLESLPVRIKKETGTPVQMLKKPRIDVNRENIPHQQTVQELLFCNPQLKEMIDQQREQNQQHRVILPSVPHRRGVQMQVPEQQMRNMQQDLGNKVSFGTLIDSSLCSRRLMQYLYHLRNRPRDNNIVYWKKFVSEYYAPDSCKRWCFSTYSDDKRHAVGVFYPKPMEPWCCDICNSRSGKGLEAVFEALPRLFKTKFDSGVLDEILFLDLPRAYLKVPSGLLVLEYRKATQESIYENFRVVHEGKLQIIFRWDLKILSWEFCVQNHEEYLLRSLVAPQVDQLACSAEKYQNDIQNGVSMSVSSEDFRANCDRFVVAGHQLARSMDLSVVNCLGYPKTFTRLLQIAEVLNSMKDLMAFSTERKTGPIESLNTYVQSSKTMDQLEKQGMKLFAGPQNQPIGHEHHANEYGCRVTDNELVSGPEKLTLDLADFNHRLFRRNASIASMRRKGVDSYFADPSIRSTCYDSLPLIPRLQSDQPPCNLPRSPSGLGKNYHQHLIDKMLQEMVAANKGRSLQYANEKINNETAPSWPSDKNAENNRLHSTERSNVASDQTNLANASRKTIPHGSLQTYSGGTNVKTEPRSPV, encoded by the exons ATGGCTTTTCGAGGCTTTGATTCCCAAG CAGATAAAACATTTTCTCCCTTAGATCAAGGTGGACCAGGGAGAAAGAGGCAGCAAATGGAAAATTCAACAGCTTCTACAAATTTGTCTAGGCCAGAGTTACATGCTTGTCTAGAATCGCTTCCAGTTAGAATAAAGAAGGAAACAGGCACTCCTGTACAAATGCTGAAAAAACCAAGAATTGATGTCAATCGAGAGAACATTCCACATCAGCAAACAGTTCAGGAATTATTGTTTTGCAACCCACAACTTAAAGAAATGATTGATCAGCAAAGGGAACAAAATCAGCAGCATCGAGTAATTTTGCCTTCAGTTCCACATCGTAGGGGGGTTCAAATGCAGGTTCCGGAACAGCAGATGAGAAATATGCAGCAAGACCTGGGTAATAAAGTTTCTTTTGGAACTTTAATTGACAGCAGTCTTTGTTCTCGACGACTAATGCAGTATCTGTATCATCTACGGAATCGACCACGT GACAACAATATAGTTTATTGGAAGAAATTTGTATCAGAGTATTATGCCCCTGACTCATGTAAAAGATGGTGTTTCTCTACATATAGTGATGATAAGAGACATGCTGTGGGAGTTTTCTACCCAAAACCTATG gAGCCATGGTGTTGTGACATATGCAATTCGAGATCAGGAAAGGGACTGG AGGCGGTTTTTGAGGCATTGCCTAGGctatttaaaacaaaatttgataGTGGTGTACTGGATGAGATTCTGTTCTTGGATTTACCTCGGGCATATTTAAAAGTTCCCTCTGGATTACTGGTGCTGGAGTATAGGAAAGCCACTCAAGAGAgcatttatgaaaattttcgtGTTGTTCATGAGGGTAAGCTGCAAATAATTTTCAGATGGGACTTGAAG ATACTGTCCTGGGAATTTTGTGTACAAAATCATGAGGAATACCTGCTCCGTAGTTTGGTTGCTCCTCAg GTTGATCAATTGGCTTGTTCAGCGGAGAAATATCAAAATGACATTCAGAATGGGGTATCTATGAGTGTCTCGTCGGAGGATTTCCGTGCAAATTGTGATAG GTTTGTTGTGGCAGGGCATCAACTTGCGAGAAGTATGGATTTATCAGTGGTGAATTGCTTGGGATACCCCAAAACATTTACTAGGCTCTTACAG ATTGCTGAAGTTCTCAATTCCATGAAAGACCTCATGGCATTCAGCACCGAAAGAAAAACGGGACCAATTG AGAGTTTGAACACTTACGTTCAAAGCAGCAAAACAATGGATCAGTTGGAGAAACAAGGAATGAAACTGTTTGCAGGTCCTCAGAATCAACCAATTGGTCATGAACATCATGCGAATGAATATGGTTGTAGAGTGACAGACAATGAATTAGTATCTGGCCCAGAAAAGTTGACTTTGGATTTGGCTGATTTTAACCATCGGTTATTCAGGAGAAATGCTTCTATCGCCTCCATGAGAAGGAAAGGGGTGGATTCCTACTTTGCTGATCCTTCCATTAGGTCCACATGTTATGATTCTCTACCTCTCATCCCTAGGCTACAATCTGATCAACCTCCATGTAACTTGCCAAGATCACCTTCTGGACTTGGTAAAAACTATCATCAACATTTGATCGACAAAATGCTTCAGGAAATGGTAGCTGCCAACAAGGGAAGGAGCTTGCAATATGCAAATGAAAAGATAAATAACGAAACTGCCCCTTCATGGCCTTCAGATAAAAACGCAGAAAACAACAGGCTTCATTCTACTGAAAGATCTAATGTGGCATCGGATCAGACTAATTTGGCTAATGCATCAAGAAAGACTATTCCTCATGGCAGTCTGCAGACTTATAGCGGTGGCACCAATGTCAAAACAGAACCACGCTCCCCAGTTTGA
- the LOC142542862 gene encoding putative transcriptional regulator SLK3 isoform X3, which yields MAFRGFDSQDKTFSPLDQGGPGRKRQQMENSTASTNLSRPELHACLESLPVRIKKETGTPVQMLKKPRIDVNRENIPHQQTVQELLFCNPQLKEMIDQQREQNQQHRVILPSVPHRRGVQMQVPEQQMRNMQQDLGNKVSFGTLIDSSLCSRRLMQYLYHLRNRPRDNNIVYWKKFVSEYYAPDSCKRWCFSTYSDDKRHAVGVFYPKPMEPWCCDICNSRSGKGLEAVFEALPRLFKTKFDSGVLDEILFLDLPRAYLKVPSGLLVLEYRKATQESIYENFRVVHEGKLQIIFRWDLKILSWEFCVQNHEEYLLRSLVAPQVDQLACSAEKYQNDIQNGVSMSVSSEDFRANCDRFVVAGHQLARSMDLSVVNCLGYPKTFTRLLQIAEVLNSMKDLMAFSTERKTGPIESLNTYVQSSKTMDQLEKQGMKLFAGPQNQPIGHEHHANEYGCRVTDNELVSGPEKLTLDLADFNHRLFRRNASIASMRRKGVDSYFADPSIRSTCYDSLPLIPRLQSDQPPCNLPRSPSGLGKNYHQHLIDKMLQEMVAANKGRSLQYANEKINNETAPSWPSDKNAENNRLHSTERSNVASDQTNLANASRKTIPHGSLQTYSGGTNVKTEPRSPV from the exons ATGGCTTTTCGAGGCTTTGATTCCCAAG ATAAAACATTTTCTCCCTTAGATCAAGGTGGACCAGGGAGAAAGAGGCAGCAAATGGAAAATTCAACAGCTTCTACAAATTTGTCTAGGCCAGAGTTACATGCTTGTCTAGAATCGCTTCCAGTTAGAATAAAGAAGGAAACAGGCACTCCTGTACAAATGCTGAAAAAACCAAGAATTGATGTCAATCGAGAGAACATTCCACATCAGCAAACAGTTCAGGAATTATTGTTTTGCAACCCACAACTTAAAGAAATGATTGATCAGCAAAGGGAACAAAATCAGCAGCATCGAGTAATTTTGCCTTCAGTTCCACATCGTAGGGGGGTTCAAATGCAGGTTCCGGAACAGCAGATGAGAAATATGCAGCAAGACCTGGGTAATAAAGTTTCTTTTGGAACTTTAATTGACAGCAGTCTTTGTTCTCGACGACTAATGCAGTATCTGTATCATCTACGGAATCGACCACGT GACAACAATATAGTTTATTGGAAGAAATTTGTATCAGAGTATTATGCCCCTGACTCATGTAAAAGATGGTGTTTCTCTACATATAGTGATGATAAGAGACATGCTGTGGGAGTTTTCTACCCAAAACCTATG gAGCCATGGTGTTGTGACATATGCAATTCGAGATCAGGAAAGGGACTGG AGGCGGTTTTTGAGGCATTGCCTAGGctatttaaaacaaaatttgataGTGGTGTACTGGATGAGATTCTGTTCTTGGATTTACCTCGGGCATATTTAAAAGTTCCCTCTGGATTACTGGTGCTGGAGTATAGGAAAGCCACTCAAGAGAgcatttatgaaaattttcgtGTTGTTCATGAGGGTAAGCTGCAAATAATTTTCAGATGGGACTTGAAG ATACTGTCCTGGGAATTTTGTGTACAAAATCATGAGGAATACCTGCTCCGTAGTTTGGTTGCTCCTCAg GTTGATCAATTGGCTTGTTCAGCGGAGAAATATCAAAATGACATTCAGAATGGGGTATCTATGAGTGTCTCGTCGGAGGATTTCCGTGCAAATTGTGATAG GTTTGTTGTGGCAGGGCATCAACTTGCGAGAAGTATGGATTTATCAGTGGTGAATTGCTTGGGATACCCCAAAACATTTACTAGGCTCTTACAG ATTGCTGAAGTTCTCAATTCCATGAAAGACCTCATGGCATTCAGCACCGAAAGAAAAACGGGACCAATTG AGAGTTTGAACACTTACGTTCAAAGCAGCAAAACAATGGATCAGTTGGAGAAACAAGGAATGAAACTGTTTGCAGGTCCTCAGAATCAACCAATTGGTCATGAACATCATGCGAATGAATATGGTTGTAGAGTGACAGACAATGAATTAGTATCTGGCCCAGAAAAGTTGACTTTGGATTTGGCTGATTTTAACCATCGGTTATTCAGGAGAAATGCTTCTATCGCCTCCATGAGAAGGAAAGGGGTGGATTCCTACTTTGCTGATCCTTCCATTAGGTCCACATGTTATGATTCTCTACCTCTCATCCCTAGGCTACAATCTGATCAACCTCCATGTAACTTGCCAAGATCACCTTCTGGACTTGGTAAAAACTATCATCAACATTTGATCGACAAAATGCTTCAGGAAATGGTAGCTGCCAACAAGGGAAGGAGCTTGCAATATGCAAATGAAAAGATAAATAACGAAACTGCCCCTTCATGGCCTTCAGATAAAAACGCAGAAAACAACAGGCTTCATTCTACTGAAAGATCTAATGTGGCATCGGATCAGACTAATTTGGCTAATGCATCAAGAAAGACTATTCCTCATGGCAGTCTGCAGACTTATAGCGGTGGCACCAATGTCAAAACAGAACCACGCTCCCCAGTTTGA
- the LOC142542862 gene encoding putative transcriptional regulator SLK3 isoform X1, with the protein MKLLLLFNNLPICAYMPSNGINDLEPCTTLPSSYIPFSSNKPMNVSSADKTFSPLDQGGPGRKRQQMENSTASTNLSRPELHACLESLPVRIKKETGTPVQMLKKPRIDVNRENIPHQQTVQELLFCNPQLKEMIDQQREQNQQHRVILPSVPHRRGVQMQVPEQQMRNMQQDLGNKVSFGTLIDSSLCSRRLMQYLYHLRNRPRDNNIVYWKKFVSEYYAPDSCKRWCFSTYSDDKRHAVGVFYPKPMEPWCCDICNSRSGKGLEAVFEALPRLFKTKFDSGVLDEILFLDLPRAYLKVPSGLLVLEYRKATQESIYENFRVVHEGKLQIIFRWDLKILSWEFCVQNHEEYLLRSLVAPQVDQLACSAEKYQNDIQNGVSMSVSSEDFRANCDRFVVAGHQLARSMDLSVVNCLGYPKTFTRLLQIAEVLNSMKDLMAFSTERKTGPIESLNTYVQSSKTMDQLEKQGMKLFAGPQNQPIGHEHHANEYGCRVTDNELVSGPEKLTLDLADFNHRLFRRNASIASMRRKGVDSYFADPSIRSTCYDSLPLIPRLQSDQPPCNLPRSPSGLGKNYHQHLIDKMLQEMVAANKGRSLQYANEKINNETAPSWPSDKNAENNRLHSTERSNVASDQTNLANASRKTIPHGSLQTYSGGTNVKTEPRSPV; encoded by the exons ATGAAGCTGTTGTTACTATTTAACAACTTGCCTATTTGTGCTTATATGCCTAGTAATGGAATCAATGATTTGGAGCCTTGTACTACTTTACCCTCTTCATACATACCTTTCTCAAGCAACAAACCCATGAATGTTTCATCAGCAGATAAAACATTTTCTCCCTTAGATCAAGGTGGACCAGGGAGAAAGAGGCAGCAAATGGAAAATTCAACAGCTTCTACAAATTTGTCTAGGCCAGAGTTACATGCTTGTCTAGAATCGCTTCCAGTTAGAATAAAGAAGGAAACAGGCACTCCTGTACAAATGCTGAAAAAACCAAGAATTGATGTCAATCGAGAGAACATTCCACATCAGCAAACAGTTCAGGAATTATTGTTTTGCAACCCACAACTTAAAGAAATGATTGATCAGCAAAGGGAACAAAATCAGCAGCATCGAGTAATTTTGCCTTCAGTTCCACATCGTAGGGGGGTTCAAATGCAGGTTCCGGAACAGCAGATGAGAAATATGCAGCAAGACCTGGGTAATAAAGTTTCTTTTGGAACTTTAATTGACAGCAGTCTTTGTTCTCGACGACTAATGCAGTATCTGTATCATCTACGGAATCGACCACGT GACAACAATATAGTTTATTGGAAGAAATTTGTATCAGAGTATTATGCCCCTGACTCATGTAAAAGATGGTGTTTCTCTACATATAGTGATGATAAGAGACATGCTGTGGGAGTTTTCTACCCAAAACCTATG gAGCCATGGTGTTGTGACATATGCAATTCGAGATCAGGAAAGGGACTGG AGGCGGTTTTTGAGGCATTGCCTAGGctatttaaaacaaaatttgataGTGGTGTACTGGATGAGATTCTGTTCTTGGATTTACCTCGGGCATATTTAAAAGTTCCCTCTGGATTACTGGTGCTGGAGTATAGGAAAGCCACTCAAGAGAgcatttatgaaaattttcgtGTTGTTCATGAGGGTAAGCTGCAAATAATTTTCAGATGGGACTTGAAG ATACTGTCCTGGGAATTTTGTGTACAAAATCATGAGGAATACCTGCTCCGTAGTTTGGTTGCTCCTCAg GTTGATCAATTGGCTTGTTCAGCGGAGAAATATCAAAATGACATTCAGAATGGGGTATCTATGAGTGTCTCGTCGGAGGATTTCCGTGCAAATTGTGATAG GTTTGTTGTGGCAGGGCATCAACTTGCGAGAAGTATGGATTTATCAGTGGTGAATTGCTTGGGATACCCCAAAACATTTACTAGGCTCTTACAG ATTGCTGAAGTTCTCAATTCCATGAAAGACCTCATGGCATTCAGCACCGAAAGAAAAACGGGACCAATTG AGAGTTTGAACACTTACGTTCAAAGCAGCAAAACAATGGATCAGTTGGAGAAACAAGGAATGAAACTGTTTGCAGGTCCTCAGAATCAACCAATTGGTCATGAACATCATGCGAATGAATATGGTTGTAGAGTGACAGACAATGAATTAGTATCTGGCCCAGAAAAGTTGACTTTGGATTTGGCTGATTTTAACCATCGGTTATTCAGGAGAAATGCTTCTATCGCCTCCATGAGAAGGAAAGGGGTGGATTCCTACTTTGCTGATCCTTCCATTAGGTCCACATGTTATGATTCTCTACCTCTCATCCCTAGGCTACAATCTGATCAACCTCCATGTAACTTGCCAAGATCACCTTCTGGACTTGGTAAAAACTATCATCAACATTTGATCGACAAAATGCTTCAGGAAATGGTAGCTGCCAACAAGGGAAGGAGCTTGCAATATGCAAATGAAAAGATAAATAACGAAACTGCCCCTTCATGGCCTTCAGATAAAAACGCAGAAAACAACAGGCTTCATTCTACTGAAAGATCTAATGTGGCATCGGATCAGACTAATTTGGCTAATGCATCAAGAAAGACTATTCCTCATGGCAGTCTGCAGACTTATAGCGGTGGCACCAATGTCAAAACAGAACCACGCTCCCCAGTTTGA
- the LOC142542864 gene encoding scarecrow-like protein 28, whose protein sequence is MLAGCSSTLLSPRHRLRSEASAQFQACHFPAMSTQRLDLPCTFVRKEATRSQPIRPVGLSIEVPIEAKTTGCSLRQCIKLPPAATTEGRREKKVEFWEKGKVLKMKKRYAEEISYDEDIFISPMKRKKGNGESDGMPEEEGNLSLRQLGGESFWFQPGFNVPLSIPLNAGLDTPQVTFPVSSSREEEQMCFMPSDISVPPLPPLSNIPWFDSVVITDLGDKNVEARCGPEKEASGSSNTSSDSHGLVLRLSDNPVESEIGNGSTPPNPSESAEVIVSRNNGKNSHQERECIELVSLLIACVEQIGLKNIAAINHCLARLGELASPIGGSPIHRLVAYFTEALALRVARLWPQTFHIATFLREFDRADDNSGGGTALRLLNHVCPIPKFIHFTSNEILLRTFEGKDRVHIIDFDIKQGLQWPGLFHSLATRAIPPSHIRITGIGESKQELIETGDKLAGFAAALDLAFEFHPVVDRLEDVRLWMLHVKEKESVAINCVFQVHKLLYDSTGGTLRDFLDLIRSTKAETIIMAEQEAAHNELNLDSRLSNSMKYYSAIFDSIDSSLPLDSPMRIKIEEMFGSEIKNIVACEGRDRFERHETFGKWQQLMEHGGFRCMGMSERELLQSQMLLKMYSNKSYRVKKNGRDGAASWLTLSWLDQPLYSVSAWTAAADCLGRSTSFPQAKLK, encoded by the coding sequence ATGTTGGCTGGGTGTTCATCTACATTGTTGTCTCCAAGGCATAGATTGAGAAGTGAAGCATCTGCACAGTTTCAAGCTTGCCATTTTCCTGCAATGAGCACCCAAAGATTGGATTTGCCTTGTACTTTTGTGCGAAAAGAAGCCACTCGATCCCAACCCATTAGACCTGTTGGTCTTTCAATCGAGGTACCAATTGAAGCCAAGACTACAGGTTGTTCGCTTAGGCAGTGTATCAAGCTTCCTCCTGCCGCAACCACAGAGGGCAGGAGGGAGAAGAAAGTTGAGTTTTGGGAGAAAGGCAAGGTTCTGAAAATGAAAAAGAGGTATGCGGAAGAAATATCGTACGATGAGGATATTTTTATCAGTCCAATGAAGAGAAAAAAGGGTAATGGAGAGTCGGATGGTATGCCAGAAGAAGAAGGAAACTTGAGCTTAAGACAATTGGGTGGTGAAAGTTTTTGGTTTCAGCCAGGTTTCAACGTTCCACTGTCCATTCCTCTGAACGCAGGCCTCGATACACCTCAAGTGACTTTTCCTGTATCAAGCTCACGAGAGGAAGAACAGATGTGTTTCATGCCTAGTGACATATCAGTGCCACCATTGCCACCTTTGTCAAATATTCCCTGGTTTGATTCTGTTGTGATTACGGACCTAGGGGACAAGAATGTCGAGGCAAGATGTGGTCCTGAGAAGGAAGCCTCAGGATCATCAAATACCTCATCTGACAGTCATGGTTTAGTTCTCAGGCTGAGTGATAATCCGGTGGAGAGTGAAATTGGCAACGGCTCAACTCCACCTAATCCAAGTGAAAGTGCTGAGGTTATCGTTTCGAGGAATAATGGGAAAAATAGTCACCAGGAGCGTGAATGTATCGAACTTGTGAGCTTACTAATAGCTTGTGTTGAACAAATTGGCTTGAAGAATATTGCTGCGATTAACCATTGTCTTGCCAGACTAGGGGAGCTTGCTTCTCCAATAGGCGGCTCCCCTATACACCGCCTCGTGGCATATTTTACCGAGGCTCTAGCTTTGCGTGTTGCAAGGCTGTGGCCACAAACCTTCCACATTGCAACATTCCTTCGAGAGTTTGATCGTGCTGATGATAATAGTGGTGGTGGCACCGCATTGAGGCTTTTGAACCATGTGTGCCCAATTCCAAAGTTCATTCATTTCACGTCCAATGAGATTCTGTTGAGAACTTTTGAAGGGAAGGACAGGGTTCACATAATAGATTTCGATATAAAGCAAGGGCTGCAGTGGCCTGGTTTGTTTCACAGTTTGGCTACAAGGGCTATTCCACCTAGCCACATCAGAATCACTGGTATTGGTGAGTCGAAACAAGAACTGATTGAAACAGGTGATAAACTTGCTGGATTTGCTGCAGCACTGGATCTGGCTTTTGAATTCCATCCAGTAGTTGATAGGTTGGAAGACGTGCGGTTATGGATGCTTCATGTTAAGGAGAAAGAAAGCGTGGCTATAAATTGTGTATTTCAGGTCCATAAGTTGCTATATGATAGTACTGGAGGAACACTGCGGGACTTCTTGGATTTGATCCGGAGCACAAAAGCTGAAACGATTATAATGGCAGAGCAAGAAGCAGCACATAATGAACTCAACTTGGATTCAAGACTATCCAATTCAATGAAATACTATTCTGCCATTTTTGACTCGATTGATTCGAGCCTTCCACTAGACAGTCCAATGAGAATCAAGATAGAGGAAATGTTTGGGTCTGAAATCAAGAATATTGTGGCTTGTGAAGGACGAGACAGATTTGAAAGGCACGAGACGTTTGGTAAGTGGCAACAGTTGATGGAGCATGGGGGTTTCCGGTGCATGGGAATGAGTGAAAGGGAACTACTTCAGAGCCAAATGCTGTTAAAGATGTATTCGAACAAGAGTTATAGAGTCAAGAAGAATGGTCGAGATGGGGCCGCCTCATGGCTGACTTTGAGTTGGTTGGATCAACCTCTTTACTCAGTCTCAGCATGGACAGCAGCAGCAGACTGTTTGGGAAGATCTACATCATTTCCTCAGGCCAAGTTGAAATGA